In one window of Cynocephalus volans isolate mCynVol1 chromosome 6, mCynVol1.pri, whole genome shotgun sequence DNA:
- the LOC134381281 gene encoding ATP synthase subunit f, mitochondrial-like: protein MALFVPVKKKLMDVKLGELPSWILIWDFTPKGIFGAFQRGYYWYYNKYVSVKKGGVAEVSMVLAGYVLFNYCLSYKEPKHEQQHEYH from the coding sequence ATGGCGTTATTCGTACCAGTGAAGAAGAAACTCATGGATGTTAAACTAGGAGAGCTGCCAAGCTGGATATTGATATGGGATTTCACACCTAAAGGCATTTTTGGAGCCTTTCAAAGAGGTTACTACTGGTATTACAACAAGTACGTCAGTGTGAAGAAAGGGGGTGTCGCTGAGGTTTCCATGGTGCTGGCAGGTTACGTGCTTTTCAACTACTGCCTTTCTTACAAGGAACCCAAGCATGAGCAGCAACACGAGTACCACTGA